CCGGGCAGCACGATGAGCCCGGCGGCCTCGACGATCTCGGCGCCTGTGGTGTCGAGCGAGTCGACCGGGCCGATGGCGGTGATCCGTCCCTCGTCGACGCGCAGGTCGACCGGTTCGCCCTCGCCATAGGGGCGGGCCCCACGCAATACCACGGGCGTCGAGACAAGATCAGTCGAGCTCATCACTCGGCCTCCTCTCCGGCCAGCAGGTGGTAGAGCACGGCCATTCGCAGGTGAACGCCGTTTCGGACCTGTTCGGTGACCTGTGAACGCTCCGAGTCCGCAGCGGCGGAGCTGATCTCCATACCGCGCAGCATCGGACCGGGGTGCAGGACCGGTGCGTGCTCGGGCAGCAGGTCGAGCCGTCGTTTGTTGAGGCCGTAGTGCACGGCGTACTCGCGAGCCGACGGGAAGAAACCGCCGTGCATCCGCTCGGCCTGCACCCGCAGCATCATCACCGCGTCCACCCCGCCGAGAACCGAGTCCAGATCGTGCCGTACCTCGACGGGCCAGGATCCGACGCCGGTGGGCAGCAGAGTGGGCGGCGCGACCAGCACGACCTCGGCCCCCAGAAGGGTGAGAAGGCGCACATTCGATCGGGCGACGCGGCTGTGCAGGACGTCACCGACGATCGCGACCCGCCTGCCTGCGAGTTCACCCAACCGTTCGCGCAAGGTCTGAGCGTCCAGTAGTGCCTGGGTGGGGTGCTCGTGGGTGCCGTCGCCCGCGTTGACCACGGCGACCCCGGTCTGGTCCAACCAGCTCGCGAGTCGATGCGCCGCCCCGGAGGCGGGGTGCCGGACGATCACGCAGTCCGCGCCTGCGGAGGCCAGGGTGAGCGCGGTGTCGCGCAGCGACTCGCCCTTGCCCACCGAGGAACCGCCGATGGAGACATTGATCACATCGCCGCTCATCCATTTCCCGGCGATCTCGAAGGAGACCCTGGTCCGGGTGGAGTTCTCGTAGAACACGGTGACCACCGTGCGACCGCGCAGGGTGGGCAGCTTGCGCACCTGCCTGCCGAGCAGCGTCTTCTTCAGCTCGTCGGCGGTGTCCAACAGCATGTTCGCGTCGGCGACGTCGAGGTCTGCGATCGAGAGCAGGTGTCTCATCCGGCGTCCTCTGGCGTGTGGTCCTCGGCGGCGACGTCGGACTCCGACCTGCGTAGCAGTACCGCGTCGGCACCGTCGAGCTCCGCCAGCCGCACCAGGACCTCCTCGCGGCGGGCGGTCGGCACGTTCTTGCCGACGTAGTCCGCGCGGATCGGCAGTTCACGGTGGCCTCGGTCGATGAGCACCGCGAGCTGCACGGCCGAAGGACGGCCGTGGTCCCGCAGGGCGTCCAGGGCAGCCCGCACCGTCCGACCGGAGAACAGCACGTCGTCCACCAGAACCACCAGCGCGTCGTCGAGACCACCATCGGGCAGGCTCGTCGGTTCCAACGGCCGGTTGGGACGACGTCGCAGGTCATCGCGGTAGAGAGTCACGTCGACGGTGCCGGTGGGGATCGTCACACCGGTGAACTCGGTGATCTTGGCGGCCAGCCTCCTGGCCAACGGGGCACCTCGGGTCGGGATGCCGAGCAGGACGACTCGTGGGGCATCCGACGCGTCGAGCGCCGTCTTCTCGATGAGCTGATGGGCCATCCGGGCAATCGTGCGTGCGACATCGGCCCCCACGAGCAGTTCGCGCTCCTGGGAACTCGTCGCACCCGCTCGGGCTGAGCGTGGCGCCACGGTGTAGACCTCCTTCCCCGCCTCGCTGGACGGGTCGTTAAAGGACGTCGGGGTCCGAGGGTCTCGGACGGTTCGGACGGTAGCAGTGTGCGATTGTCAATCTTCCGGGTGGTGTCAGAAACTCGCCCGGCTGTAGCAGTCGCACCGGCTTGACCTGGTGACGACGGCAAGCGAACATTACTCTGCGTATTGATCTGGGCCTTCCCGCAGACCTGTCTAGAGGCTGACGGGGCGAACGAAACGGAGAACCGCCACATGGGCGACTACGCCAAGGCGCTGGGCGCCAAGCTCCGCGCGATCCGCCAGCAACAAGGGCTGTCGCTGCATGGGGTCGAGCAGAAGTCAGGCGGCCGGTGGAAGGCCGTCGTCGTCGGTTCCTACGAACGCGGCGACCGGGCGGTCACCGTCCAGAAGCTCGCCGAACTGGCCGACTTCTACGGCGTGCCCGTGGCGGAACTGCTTCCGGAGGGCCGGGTGCCGTCCGGGGCGGAGCCCGCCACGAAGATCGTGATAAATCTGGAACGTCTGCAACAGCTGCCAGCGGAGAAGGTCGGTCCGTTGGCTCGCTACGCGGCCACCATCCAGAGCCAACGGGGCGACTACAACGGCAAGGTCCTCTCCATCAGAACCGAGGACCTGCGGTCGTTGGCGATCATCTATGACATGTCGCCGGGGGAACTGACCGAGCAGCTCATCGACTGGGGGGTCCTTCCTCCCGAGGCGCGACCCGCCAAGGAGGAGTGAGCTGCTCACCAACTGAAACACCCGAGCTCCACCCGCACCACCGTTGAACCGCCGGGGGCGCCGTCATGACACAGGTGACGGCGCCCCCGAGGCGTCAACTCGCCGCGCGCAACCGATCGGCGATCCTGGCCAGCCGGTCGAGAATGCCGTTCACGAACCTCGGGGAGTTGTCGGTCGACAGAGTCTTCGCCAGCTCGACGGCCTCGTCGATGACGACCTTGTCGTCCACCTCCTCCGACCACAGCAGCTCGTAGACGCCCAGTCGCAGCACCGCCCGGTCCACCGCGGGCATCCGCGCCAGGGTCCAGCCCTCGGCGTACTCCGAGAGGAGCTCGTCGATCCGCTGCCGGTGCTCCTTCACGCCCTCCACGAGGGTGATCGTGTAGTCGTTCACCGGGGGCAGCTCGGGCACGCCCACTCGATCGGAGAGCAGCGTGATCGGGTCCACCGAACGGACGTCGGCCTCGTAGAGCAGGTCGACGGCGCGCTTGCGGGCCTTGCTGCGTGAGCCCATTACGAGTTCACGCGGCCCAGGTAGCGGCCGTCGCGGGTGTCGACCTTGACCTTGTCGCCCGTGTTGAGGAACAGGGGAACGCTGATCTCCGCGCCCGTCTCCAGCTCGGCGGGCTTGGTTCCACCGGTGGAGCGGTCGCCCTGCAGGCCGGGGTCGGTGTGCTTGACGATCAGCTCCACCGAGGAGGGCAGCTCGACGTACAGCGCGACGCTCTCGTGCACGGCCACGACCGCCGTCTGGTTCTCCAGCATGTACTTGGCCGCATCGCCGACGGTCTCGGTCGGGATGTGCAGCTGCTCGTAGGTCTCGCCGTCCATGAACACGAAGTCGGTGCCATCACGGTAGAGGTAGGTCATCTCGCGCTTGTCGACGTTGGCCGTCTCGACCTTCACGCCTGCGTTGAAGGTCTTGTCCACGACCTTGCCGGAGAGCACGTTCTTCAGGGTGCTTCGCACGAACGCGCCGCCCTTACCGGGCTTGACGTGCTGGAAGGACACGACGGTCCACAGCTGGCCGTCGAGGTTGAGGACCAGTCCGTTCTTGAGGTCGTTGGTGCTCGCCACGGTGGTGGTATCTCCTGAGTCGAGTGGGCCCGCCGGAAAGACGAGCCGGGGCGGGGACTGGCCGCAGGCTGCACGCCCGCATACCTGCGGCGATGCGACGTGAACTACGTCAGACGACCACGAGTTCTTTCGTGGTCAAGGTGAGGAGTTCCGGCTCGCCGTCTCGAACGACGAGGGTGTCCTCGATGCGGACGCCACCCTGCCCGGACAGGTACACACCGGGCTCCACGGTGACGGCCATACCGGCGATCAGTCTACCGGCACCGGCCTTGGACAGGCTCGGAGCCTCGTGAATCTCCAGGCCGACCCCGTGGCCGAGGCCATGCAGGAAGTGCTCGCCATGACCGGCGGCCTCGATCACCCCTCGCGCCGCCGCATCCACCGCGCGCACCTCGGCGCCGACTGCCACCGCAGCGCGTCCGGCGGCCTGAGAGCTCCTGACCAGCTCGTACAGCTCCTGCTGCCAGTCGGCGGGTGACCCGAGCACCATCGTGCGGGTCATATCCGAGTGGTAGCCGTCGACCAGCGCACCGAAGTCGATCTTGACGAGGTCACCCGCGCGCAACGCCTTCGCGGTCGGCCGGTGGTGCGGCACCGCCGAGTTCGCACCCGAGGCCACGATCGTCTCGAAGGACGGCCCGGAGGCCCCGTTGTCGCGCATCCGGTTCTCCAGATCGCGCGCGACGTCGATCTCGGTCCGGCCTACTCGCAGGCCGTCGTTGGCCAACAGCTCGGCCAGCGCCCGGTCTGCGGCGGCGCACGCCATCCGGAGCGCCTCGACCTCGGAGTCGTCCTTGATCAACCTCAGCTGCTCCACCAGGCCGGGCGCACGCACCAGTTCGACGCCCTCGGCGGCGGAGGTGAGGGAGCCGAGCCCGTCGACGGTCACCGTCTGGCTCTCGAAGCCGGTGCGTCGGTACGCGGCGGCCTCGGCGCCCGCCTTGGCGGCCAGCGCTGCGGCGGAGGCCCGTTCGATCACCCGGTTCAGGTCGGGCACCTGCTCCCCCGCCTGCGTCAGGTAACGCCCGTCGGTGCAGAAGACAGTACGGTCCTCGGCCCCTGCGGAGTCGGAACCGTGCACGAGCAGAGCCGCGTTGGACCCGGTGAAGCCGGTCAGATAGCGGACGTTGAGCAGGTCGGTCACCAACAGGGCGTCCAGGTTCGCGTCGCGCAGCAGTTCACGCAGCGCGACGCGACGCAGGGCATGTGATTCAGGCATGCCAGGCAGCATAGAAGTCCGTTGACGTGCCGACCGCCGCTTTCGCCCGCAGGCCCGGGTCTCGCCGGCGAGCGCGGCCCGGATGCTCGGCCGAATGGCGCAGAGCGGGAGCCTCGATAGGAGGACCCGCGACCCGAGATCAGATCGTAACCTTGTCGTGTCTGGGAGCGCTCACAGCACGGTGTCTTCGTACACCAACGACCAGAGGAGAGAGCATGACCAGCAGAATCGGCGCGGGTATCGCCACGATCGCCGTCCTGGTCGCAGCCATCGGTGGCGCCGTCGTCGCACCAACGGCATCGGCCGACGCCCCGCTCGACGACACGTTCTACGTCAACCCGGAGACCAATGCCGCACGCTGGGTGGCGGCCAATCCGGACGACTCGCGAGCAGCGCTGATCGGCGAGCGCATCGCCACCGTCGCACAGCCGCAGTGGTTCACCCAGCACAACCCGGACGAGGTCGCGGCGCAGGTCGACGCATACGTCGGCGCCGCAGCCGATGCCGCAGGCATCCCGATCATGGTCGTCTACAACATCCCGAACCGGGACTGCAGCAACCACAGCGGCGGCGGGGCACCCGACCACGATTCCTATCGAACCTGGGTCGACCAGGTCGCGGCAGGACTCGCCGATCGACCTGCGACGATCGTGCTCGAACCGGACGTGTTGTCGCTGATGGACTCCTGCATGTCCGAGGCGGAACAAGCCCAGGTGAGCGATTCGATCGCCTACGCAGTCTCCGCCCTCACCGCAGGCTCGGCGCAGGCCGACGTATATCTCGATGCAGGCCACTCCGGCTGGCACCCGCCCCAGGAGACGGCGGCGAGACTGGTTAGAGCAGGCATCGCGGACGGCGCTGCGGGCATCGCCACGAACGTCTCGAACTACCGCTGGACGGACGACGAGACGAACTACGCCAAGGCGGTCCTCGACGCGACCGGCGTGCCGGGACTCGGCGCGGTGATCGATACCAGTCGCAACGGCAACGGACCGGCGGGCGACGAATGGTGCGACCCGGCGGGACGCGCGATCGGAACCCCGAGCACCTCGGCCACCGGGGACGCGGCCATCGACGCCTACCTGTGGATCAAGCTGCCCGGCGAGGCCGACGGCTGCGCGGGAAGCGCGGGCGAGTTCGTTCCGCAACTCGCCTACGACCTGGCGGCCGCGAGCACCCGGTGAACAACGGGGACTGAGCGGCCGACCGCGACCATCGGCGCGGCGGGCGGGCACCGGACAGCCCGCCGCGCTCCCTGGTCCCACCGGGATCGGCTCGCGCGACCGGGAACCTCACCGGGCCCGAACGACCTCGTGCCCGCCCATGCCGGACGAATCGTCACCAGCGCGACGTGTCAGGCCGAGTCGAGGCTCAGCCGCCCGGCCGCATCTGGCGACGCCGGGCGATTCGGTCACCCGCCGGTCGCAGGGCACGTCGACGTAGGTCGCGGATGTTGCGTCGCGCCGCCCACTCCTGGGGGGTCACCTCGGTGATCCGCGAGCCGTTCAGGTCTGCGACGTCCTTGCCGCCGACCACCCACAGCCGGTCCTCGGTCAGCAGACCGACCGGCCCGTCCGCGACCTGGACGCCGGGCAGTTCCGAGGCCAATGTCCCGTCCGAGGGCAGTTCCGCCACGGCGGGCACGGGTTCGTCGAGGACCCGATGGGCGAGCTTCTCCGCCACCGAACGTCGTTCGATGCGTACCCGGGTTCCATCGATCACCAGCTCCACCGTTCGGTCGGGAGCCGGCACCGCGTAACCGTCCAGCACTGCTGCGGCCCGACGCGCATCGCGACAGCCGTTCGCCGCGACCACATCGAGACCGAAGTGCGCGATGTCGGTGGGGACCGAGCCCGTCGTGGCCCGCAGGACGTCGAAGGGCACCCGGCCGCATGGATCCTCCGACGGTACCGGCGCGTGCCCCCCATGCGATCGCACCAGACCCGGACCCTCTCGCCACGGGCCCTCGATCAACAGCCGTTCGTAGGGCGCGTAGCGGAAATCGCGGTCCCAGAAGGTGAGGCTGGTGCCTCCCTCGGTCTGGTGGGCGATCACGAAGCTCTGTAGCGCGTCCACCCACATCAGGTCCGCGCTGAAGGCGTCGACCACCGAGAACGTCCGAGGCTCCTCGGTGGAGTCCACAGGCTGGAAGCCGTTCTGGCCGAGCGCTTCCAGGCCATCGGTGAACAGCGGGTC
This Actinoalloteichus hymeniacidonis DNA region includes the following protein-coding sequences:
- the pyrR gene encoding bifunctional pyr operon transcriptional regulator/uracil phosphoribosyltransferase PyrR, which gives rise to MAPRSARAGATSSQERELLVGADVARTIARMAHQLIEKTALDASDAPRVVLLGIPTRGAPLARRLAAKITEFTGVTIPTGTVDVTLYRDDLRRRPNRPLEPTSLPDGGLDDALVVLVDDVLFSGRTVRAALDALRDHGRPSAVQLAVLIDRGHRELPIRADYVGKNVPTARREEVLVRLAELDGADAVLLRRSESDVAAEDHTPEDAG
- the nusB gene encoding transcription antitermination factor NusB, which encodes MGSRSKARKRAVDLLYEADVRSVDPITLLSDRVGVPELPPVNDYTITLVEGVKEHRQRIDELLSEYAEGWTLARMPAVDRAVLRLGVYELLWSEEVDDKVVIDEAVELAKTLSTDNSPRFVNGILDRLARIADRLRAAS
- a CDS encoding M24 family metallopeptidase, which codes for MPESHALRRVALRELLRDANLDALLVTDLLNVRYLTGFTGSNAALLVHGSDSAGAEDRTVFCTDGRYLTQAGEQVPDLNRVIERASAAALAAKAGAEAAAYRRTGFESQTVTVDGLGSLTSAAEGVELVRAPGLVEQLRLIKDDSEVEALRMACAAADRALAELLANDGLRVGRTEIDVARDLENRMRDNGASGPSFETIVASGANSAVPHHRPTAKALRAGDLVKIDFGALVDGYHSDMTRTMVLGSPADWQQELYELVRSSQAAGRAAVAVGAEVRAVDAAARGVIEAAGHGEHFLHGLGHGVGLEIHEAPSLSKAGAGRLIAGMAVTVEPGVYLSGQGGVRIEDTLVVRDGEPELLTLTTKELVVV
- the bldD gene encoding transcriptional regulator BldD gives rise to the protein MGDYAKALGAKLRAIRQQQGLSLHGVEQKSGGRWKAVVVGSYERGDRAVTVQKLAELADFYGVPVAELLPEGRVPSGAEPATKIVINLERLQQLPAEKVGPLARYAATIQSQRGDYNGKVLSIRTEDLRSLAIIYDMSPGELTEQLIDWGVLPPEARPAKEE
- a CDS encoding aspartate carbamoyltransferase catalytic subunit, which encodes MRHLLSIADLDVADANMLLDTADELKKTLLGRQVRKLPTLRGRTVVTVFYENSTRTRVSFEIAGKWMSGDVINVSIGGSSVGKGESLRDTALTLASAGADCVIVRHPASGAAHRLASWLDQTGVAVVNAGDGTHEHPTQALLDAQTLRERLGELAGRRVAIVGDVLHSRVARSNVRLLTLLGAEVVLVAPPTLLPTGVGSWPVEVRHDLDSVLGGVDAVMMLRVQAERMHGGFFPSAREYAVHYGLNKRRLDLLPEHAPVLHPGPMLRGMEISSAAADSERSQVTEQVRNGVHLRMAVLYHLLAGEEAE
- a CDS encoding beta-xylosidase; amino-acid sequence: MTRPGTGYRRILRLWAVLLVLVTVAACTGAQGADREDGGSDSVDVLALPDEDGSDAGPPPEPLQLAVDAVRGNDTPVLAGDHRAPYNYGPTVLLDDGRYRAYWCSQLPGMGPPGDDVLYAEATAPGGPYTAADGSPAVAVFTGEPGSFDGMHTCDPSVLKVEDSYYLYYTGAAGDHNDGNGVGVAHSSDGITWNRLGEGHPVVSASYDEERENAYGAGQPAAVFLDDWFYLMFTDTTGAAAGWNGAGQFVLRARDPLFTDGLEALGQNGFQPVDSTEEPRTFSVVDAFSADLMWVDALQSFVIAHQTEGGTSLTFWDRDFRYAPYERLLIEGPWREGPGLVRSHGGHAPVPSEDPCGRVPFDVLRATTGSVPTDIAHFGLDVVAANGCRDARRAAAVLDGYAVPAPDRTVELVIDGTRVRIERRSVAEKLAHRVLDEPVPAVAELPSDGTLASELPGVQVADGPVGLLTEDRLWVVGGKDVADLNGSRITEVTPQEWAARRNIRDLRRRALRPAGDRIARRRQMRPGG
- the efp gene encoding elongation factor P, producing MASTNDLKNGLVLNLDGQLWTVVSFQHVKPGKGGAFVRSTLKNVLSGKVVDKTFNAGVKVETANVDKREMTYLYRDGTDFVFMDGETYEQLHIPTETVGDAAKYMLENQTAVVAVHESVALYVELPSSVELIVKHTDPGLQGDRSTGGTKPAELETGAEISVPLFLNTGDKVKVDTRDGRYLGRVNS
- a CDS encoding glycoside hydrolase family 6 protein, with the translated sequence MTSRIGAGIATIAVLVAAIGGAVVAPTASADAPLDDTFYVNPETNAARWVAANPDDSRAALIGERIATVAQPQWFTQHNPDEVAAQVDAYVGAAADAAGIPIMVVYNIPNRDCSNHSGGGAPDHDSYRTWVDQVAAGLADRPATIVLEPDVLSLMDSCMSEAEQAQVSDSIAYAVSALTAGSAQADVYLDAGHSGWHPPQETAARLVRAGIADGAAGIATNVSNYRWTDDETNYAKAVLDATGVPGLGAVIDTSRNGNGPAGDEWCDPAGRAIGTPSTSATGDAAIDAYLWIKLPGEADGCAGSAGEFVPQLAYDLAAASTR